From Glycine max cultivar Williams 82 chromosome 11, Glycine_max_v4.0, whole genome shotgun sequence, the proteins below share one genomic window:
- the LOC100817317 gene encoding THO complex subunit 4A: protein MSAAMDMSLDDIIKNNKKSGSGSSRGRIRPSGSGPSRRFPNRAANRAAPYATAKAPEATWQHDLYADQQVAAAGYPAQGGRAASIETGTKLYISNLDYGVSSDDIKELFAEVGDLKRHAVHYDRSGRSKGTAEVVFSRRADAVAAVKRYNNVQLDGKPMKIEIVGTNISTPGVAPARNGAIGNFDGVPRSGQGRGGALRRPGGRGQGVRRDRGRGRGRGGAGRGEKVSADDLDADLEKYHAEAMQLN, encoded by the exons ATGTCTGCAGCTATGGATATGTCGCTCGACGACATAATCAAGAACAACAAAAAATCTGGATCCGGAAGTTCCCGTGGCCGGATCCGACCCTCCGGTTCCGGACCTTCTCGCCGGTTCCCCAACCGTGCCGCCAACCGCGCCGCTCCTTATGCCACCGCTAAG GCGCCGGAGGCGACGTGGCAGCACGATTTATATGCAGATCAGCAAGTGGCTGCGGCGGGGTACCCTGCTCAAGGTGGTCGTGCGGCTTCCATAGAAACTGGGACTAAGCTTTACATTTCAAACTTGGATTATGGTGTTTCCAGTGACGATATTAAG GAATTGTTTGCTGAAGTTGGTGACCTGAAACGGCATGCGGTTCATTATGACAGGAGTGGCAGATCAAAG GGTACAGCAGAAGTAGTATTTTCACGACGAGCTGATGCTGTAGCTGCTGTAAAGAGATACAACAATGTTCAGTTGGATGGGAAACCAATGAAGATTGAGATTGTGGGAACCAACATTTCCACACCTGGTGTGGCTCCTGCTCGTAACGGGGCTATTGGAAATTTTGATGGAGTTCCTCGAAG TGGACAAGGAAGAGGTGGGGCATTAAGAAGGCCAGGAGGAAGAGGGCAGGGCGTTCGAAGGGATCGGGGACGGGGAAGAGGTCGTGGCGGAGCAGGTCGCGGTGAAAAGGTATCTGCTGATGATCTTGATGCGGATTTGGAGAAGTATCATGCAGAGGCAATGCAATTGAACTGA